Proteins found in one Deltaproteobacteria bacterium genomic segment:
- a CDS encoding NAD-dependent deacylase has translation MTGSIAAAREWVRACRSLCVLTGAGVSAESGVPTFRGPEGLWKRRDPMTLATPEAFAADPLEVWEWYQWRRRKIRGCAPNPGHAALAAADAAMPDFLLVTQNVDGLHRAAGSRRLAEIHGSIWVVRCTGCGAESEERDDFAELPPRCAACGGLLRPGVVWFGEMLPPGPSGAAMEMLSRCGLLIVAGTSAVVAPASGYAAVAKRRGARVIEVNPDETPVSAICDATFRGRSGELLPELFG, from the coding sequence GTGACCGGATCGATCGCCGCGGCGAGGGAGTGGGTGCGGGCGTGCCGGTCGCTCTGCGTGCTGACCGGCGCCGGGGTGTCGGCGGAGAGCGGCGTTCCCACGTTCCGCGGGCCGGAAGGGTTGTGGAAGCGGCGGGACCCGATGACGCTCGCCACTCCCGAGGCGTTCGCGGCCGACCCGCTCGAAGTGTGGGAGTGGTACCAGTGGCGCCGCCGAAAGATCCGCGGCTGCGCGCCGAACCCGGGACACGCCGCGCTCGCGGCCGCCGATGCGGCGATGCCCGACTTCCTCCTCGTCACGCAGAACGTCGACGGCCTTCACCGTGCGGCCGGTTCGCGCCGCCTGGCGGAGATCCACGGGAGCATCTGGGTGGTGCGGTGCACGGGGTGCGGCGCGGAAAGCGAGGAGCGGGACGATTTCGCGGAGCTTCCCCCGCGGTGCGCCGCCTGCGGCGGACTGCTGCGCCCGGGGGTGGTCTGGTTCGGGGAGATGCTTCCCCCCGGCCCGTCCGGCGCGGCGATGGAGATGCTCTCCCGGTGCGGGTTGCTGATCGTCGCCGGGACCTCCGCGGTCGTCGCCCCCGCGTCCGGCTACGCCGCGGTCGCGAAGCGGCGCGGCGCCCGGGTGATCGAGGTGAACCCGGACGAGACGCCCGTTTCCGCGATCTGCGACGCCACGTTCCGCGGCAGGTCGGGTGAGTTGCTCCCGGAACTATTTGGATAA